The Periplaneta americana isolate PAMFEO1 chromosome 2, P.americana_PAMFEO1_priV1, whole genome shotgun sequence genome has a window encoding:
- the LOC138695076 gene encoding F-box/LRR-repeat protein fbxl-1-like isoform X9 — MKESSLLILTTLSKEMATGKHFKDLPDELLVEIFSYVSMEDLAISVQHVSGRWKDVSQDNALWKKKVFSPDMNTTDEEIARCLKNMPSLKAYCPKRGTNNNIVNILCQYCEKIDHLEFSWSQRLNKVLVKRIVEAFPNIVNLSIPLPQETRNQLEFAQLISQFQNLTTLNFKDRGTENVAEGTLMAIADGCPSLQHLDFGYCNFPESEIRYLLKKRGHQLLSVTLTCYISTLGHELLCECTNLKRLNYENSNDDLPRTYVDHLSKLSKLEELKLCYFKTNQTKNIPNIFYKQSLSKLVKLSIFYCDDFDAAELTGIFRQCVELKFFYIRGYSDSGDGFKYVSNLKHLEHLDIACCDSLSDKSLEYIGAGCKNLKYLDICCCSLLTNKSVEFVCAGCPKLEFLSISECPLMTDAVIESVIKCKELTVLDLKWNVGISGSHFYMIPSNLTHLKELDICGCGNVDSKSVTKLQEEMPSLKIIEETKRQDEEGIDIDLEDSTFFTSHFV, encoded by the coding sequence TTTGCTCATCCTGACAACACTGTCGAAAGAAATGGCCACTGGTAAACATTTCAAGGACCTGCCAGACGAGCTGTTGGTTGAGATATTCTCATATGTCAGTATGGAAGACCTCGCAATTTCTGTACAACATGTAAGTGGCCGATGGAAGGATGTGTCACAAGATAATGCCCTATGGAAGAAGAAAGTGTTCAGCCCAGATATGAATACAACTGATGAAGAAATAGCAAGATGTCTGAAAAACATGCCATCACTGAAAGCCTATTGCCCCAAACGAGGAACAAATAAcaacattgtaaatattttgtgtcaGTACTGTGAGAAAATTGATCATTTAGAATTCAGCTGGTCCCAGAGATTAAACAAGGTGTTAGTGAAAAGAATTGTTGAGGCGTTTCCAAATATAGTGAATCTGAGTATTCCACTTCCCCAGGAAACAAGGAATCAGTTAGAATTTGCACAACTTATTTCACAATTCCAGAATCTGAccacattaaattttaaagacagaGGTACTGAAAATGTCGCAGAAGGAACCCTGATGGCTATAGCTGATGGATGCCCTTCTCTACAGCACTTGGACTTCGGCTACTGTAATTTTCCAGAGTCAGAAATTAGATACTTGTTGAAGAAAAGAGGACATCAACTTTTGTCTGTCACACTCACTTGTTACATTTCAACTCTAGGACACGAACTATTATGCGAGTGCACCAATCTGAAACGTTTAAATTATGAGAATTCTAACGATGATTTACCTAGAACTTACGTGGATCACTTATCAAAACTATCAAAACTGGAAGAATTGAAACTGTGTTATTTCAAAACAAATCAAACTAAGAATATACctaatatattttacaaacaatccTTGTCCAAGTTAGTTAAGTTAAGTATATTTTACTGTGACGATTTTGATGCAGCAGAGCTGACTGGAATCTTTAGACAATGTGTAGAACTGAAGTTCTTTTACATTAGAGGCTACAGCGATTCAGGTGATGGCTTCAAGTATGTTAGTAATTTAAAGCATCTTGAACACCTTGACATTGCTTGTTGCGATTCTCTGTCAGACAAGAGTCTGGAATATATTGGCGCTGGGTGTAAGAATTTGAAGTACCTCGACATTTGTTGTTGCTCATTACTGACAAACAAAAGCGTAGAATTTGTTTGTGCTGGATGTCCAAAACTGGAGTTTCTGTCTATAAGCGAGTGTCCTCTAATGACAGATGCTGTTATTGAAAGTGTAATAAAATGCAAAGAACTTACTGTTCTTGATTTGAAATGGAATGTTGGAATCTCTGGATCTCACTTTTATATGATACCATCAAACCTCACTCACTTAAAAGAACTTGACATTTGTGGCTGTGGAAATGTAGATTCTAAAAGTGTGACAAAACTTCAGGAAGAGATGCCAAGTTTAAAAATTATAGAAGAGACTAAAAGACAGGATGAGGAAGGAATAGACATTGATTTAGAGGATTCAACATTTTTTACTAGTCACTTTGTGTAA
- the LOC138695076 gene encoding F-box/LRR-repeat protein fbxl-1-like isoform X1, whose protein sequence is MKESSLLILTPRCCKKWQLVNNLRTCLTKRWLRYSHTSAWKTSQCLYNILLILTTLSKEMATGKHFKDLPDELLVEIFSYVSMEDLAISVQHVSGRWKDVSQDNALWKKKVFSPDMNTTDEEIARCLKNMPSLKAYCPKRGTNNNIVNILCQYCEKIDHLEFSWSQRLNKVLVKRIVEAFPNIVNLSIPLPQETRNQLEFAQLISQFQNLTTLNFKDRGTENVAEGTLMAIADGCPSLQHLDFGYCNFPESEIRYLLKKRGHQLLSVTLTCYISTLGHELLCECTNLKRLNYENSNDDLPRTYVDHLSKLSKLEELKLCYFKTNQTKNIPNIFYKQSLSKLVKLSIFYCDDFDAAELTGIFRQCVELKFFYIRGYSDSGDGFKYVSNLKHLEHLDIACCDSLSDKSLEYIGAGCKNLKYLDICCCSLLTNKSVEFVCAGCPKLEFLSISECPLMTDAVIESVIKCKELTVLDLKWNVGISGSHFYMIPSNLTHLKELDICGCGNVDSKSVTKLQEEMPSLKIIEETKRQDEEGIDIDLEDSTFFTSHFV, encoded by the exons TTTGCTCATCTTGACACCACGTTGTTGCAAGAAATGGCAACTGGTAAACAATTTGAGGACCTGCCTGACGAAACGTTGGTTGAGATATTCTCATACATCAGCATGGAAGACCTCGCAATGTCTGTACAACAT TTTGCTCATCCTGACAACACTGTCGAAAGAAATGGCCACTGGTAAACATTTCAAGGACCTGCCAGACGAGCTGTTGGTTGAGATATTCTCATATGTCAGTATGGAAGACCTCGCAATTTCTGTACAACATGTAAGTGGCCGATGGAAGGATGTGTCACAAGATAATGCCCTATGGAAGAAGAAAGTGTTCAGCCCAGATATGAATACAACTGATGAAGAAATAGCAAGATGTCTGAAAAACATGCCATCACTGAAAGCCTATTGCCCCAAACGAGGAACAAATAAcaacattgtaaatattttgtgtcaGTACTGTGAGAAAATTGATCATTTAGAATTCAGCTGGTCCCAGAGATTAAACAAGGTGTTAGTGAAAAGAATTGTTGAGGCGTTTCCAAATATAGTGAATCTGAGTATTCCACTTCCCCAGGAAACAAGGAATCAGTTAGAATTTGCACAACTTATTTCACAATTCCAGAATCTGAccacattaaattttaaagacagaGGTACTGAAAATGTCGCAGAAGGAACCCTGATGGCTATAGCTGATGGATGCCCTTCTCTACAGCACTTGGACTTCGGCTACTGTAATTTTCCAGAGTCAGAAATTAGATACTTGTTGAAGAAAAGAGGACATCAACTTTTGTCTGTCACACTCACTTGTTACATTTCAACTCTAGGACACGAACTATTATGCGAGTGCACCAATCTGAAACGTTTAAATTATGAGAATTCTAACGATGATTTACCTAGAACTTACGTGGATCACTTATCAAAACTATCAAAACTGGAAGAATTGAAACTGTGTTATTTCAAAACAAATCAAACTAAGAATATACctaatatattttacaaacaatccTTGTCCAAGTTAGTTAAGTTAAGTATATTTTACTGTGACGATTTTGATGCAGCAGAGCTGACTGGAATCTTTAGACAATGTGTAGAACTGAAGTTCTTTTACATTAGAGGCTACAGCGATTCAGGTGATGGCTTCAAGTATGTTAGTAATTTAAAGCATCTTGAACACCTTGACATTGCTTGTTGCGATTCTCTGTCAGACAAGAGTCTGGAATATATTGGCGCTGGGTGTAAGAATTTGAAGTACCTCGACATTTGTTGTTGCTCATTACTGACAAACAAAAGCGTAGAATTTGTTTGTGCTGGATGTCCAAAACTGGAGTTTCTGTCTATAAGCGAGTGTCCTCTAATGACAGATGCTGTTATTGAAAGTGTAATAAAATGCAAAGAACTTACTGTTCTTGATTTGAAATGGAATGTTGGAATCTCTGGATCTCACTTTTATATGATACCATCAAACCTCACTCACTTAAAAGAACTTGACATTTGTGGCTGTGGAAATGTAGATTCTAAAAGTGTGACAAAACTTCAGGAAGAGATGCCAAGTTTAAAAATTATAGAAGAGACTAAAAGACAGGATGAGGAAGGAATAGACATTGATTTAGAGGATTCAACATTTTTTACTAGTCACTTTGTGTAA
- the LOC138695076 gene encoding F-box/LRR-repeat protein fbxl-1-like isoform X12 has product MATGKHFKDLPDELLVEIFSYVSMEDLAISVQHVSGRWKDVSQDNALWKKKVFSPDMNTTDEEIARCLKNMPSLKAYCPKRGTNNNIVNILCQYCEKIDHLEFSWSQRLNKVLVKRIVEAFPNIVNLSIPLPQETRNQLEFAQLISQFQNLTTLNFKDRGTENVAEGTLMAIADGCPSLQHLDFGYCNFPESEIRYLLKKRGHQLLSVTLTCYISTLGHELLCECTNLKRLNYENSNDDLPRTYVDHLSKLSKLEELKLCYFKTNQTKNIPNIFYKQSLSKLVKLSIFYCDDFDAAELTGIFRQCVELKFFYIRGYSDSGDGFKYVSNLKHLEHLDIACCDSLSDKSLEYIGAGCKNLKYLDICCCSLLTNKSVEFVCAGCPKLEFLSISECPLMTDAVIESVIKCKELTVLDLKWNVGISGSHFYMIPSNLTHLKELDICGCGNVDSKSVTKLQEEMPSLKIIEETKRQDEEGIDIDLEDSTFFTSHFV; this is encoded by the coding sequence ATGGCCACTGGTAAACATTTCAAGGACCTGCCAGACGAGCTGTTGGTTGAGATATTCTCATATGTCAGTATGGAAGACCTCGCAATTTCTGTACAACATGTAAGTGGCCGATGGAAGGATGTGTCACAAGATAATGCCCTATGGAAGAAGAAAGTGTTCAGCCCAGATATGAATACAACTGATGAAGAAATAGCAAGATGTCTGAAAAACATGCCATCACTGAAAGCCTATTGCCCCAAACGAGGAACAAATAAcaacattgtaaatattttgtgtcaGTACTGTGAGAAAATTGATCATTTAGAATTCAGCTGGTCCCAGAGATTAAACAAGGTGTTAGTGAAAAGAATTGTTGAGGCGTTTCCAAATATAGTGAATCTGAGTATTCCACTTCCCCAGGAAACAAGGAATCAGTTAGAATTTGCACAACTTATTTCACAATTCCAGAATCTGAccacattaaattttaaagacagaGGTACTGAAAATGTCGCAGAAGGAACCCTGATGGCTATAGCTGATGGATGCCCTTCTCTACAGCACTTGGACTTCGGCTACTGTAATTTTCCAGAGTCAGAAATTAGATACTTGTTGAAGAAAAGAGGACATCAACTTTTGTCTGTCACACTCACTTGTTACATTTCAACTCTAGGACACGAACTATTATGCGAGTGCACCAATCTGAAACGTTTAAATTATGAGAATTCTAACGATGATTTACCTAGAACTTACGTGGATCACTTATCAAAACTATCAAAACTGGAAGAATTGAAACTGTGTTATTTCAAAACAAATCAAACTAAGAATATACctaatatattttacaaacaatccTTGTCCAAGTTAGTTAAGTTAAGTATATTTTACTGTGACGATTTTGATGCAGCAGAGCTGACTGGAATCTTTAGACAATGTGTAGAACTGAAGTTCTTTTACATTAGAGGCTACAGCGATTCAGGTGATGGCTTCAAGTATGTTAGTAATTTAAAGCATCTTGAACACCTTGACATTGCTTGTTGCGATTCTCTGTCAGACAAGAGTCTGGAATATATTGGCGCTGGGTGTAAGAATTTGAAGTACCTCGACATTTGTTGTTGCTCATTACTGACAAACAAAAGCGTAGAATTTGTTTGTGCTGGATGTCCAAAACTGGAGTTTCTGTCTATAAGCGAGTGTCCTCTAATGACAGATGCTGTTATTGAAAGTGTAATAAAATGCAAAGAACTTACTGTTCTTGATTTGAAATGGAATGTTGGAATCTCTGGATCTCACTTTTATATGATACCATCAAACCTCACTCACTTAAAAGAACTTGACATTTGTGGCTGTGGAAATGTAGATTCTAAAAGTGTGACAAAACTTCAGGAAGAGATGCCAAGTTTAAAAATTATAGAAGAGACTAAAAGACAGGATGAGGAAGGAATAGACATTGATTTAGAGGATTCAACATTTTTTACTAGTCACTTTGTGTAA